A window of Palaemon carinicauda isolate YSFRI2023 chromosome 27, ASM3689809v2, whole genome shotgun sequence contains these coding sequences:
- the LOC137620749 gene encoding uncharacterized protein isoform X2 codes for MPFDLEKFLGAPREHLNTLQEAKKDQLRQIAVRARISVGHAVVKAELLGKILDFLINSGNITEEEALPLRPLTLERGAARTVTVTEDPEIVKLKLQLELQQLTLEAEQKRLEAANAAVETEQRRLEIERKEKVLLEKELSAIRIEERLAEKQLPDAFDLSKARKLLPVFDEKDPDVFFITFENTATSLNWPRDQYVLLIRNSFKGKAAYVAAQLVQERDYEIFKTAILDAYSVTAEGYRQVFRQTLKNQAQTYLEFFTLKLKQFNKWIDKEQITTLEQLKNLIVLEEFLRRIPANVAMFIREKQEKDGKRAALLADDYHLIHKLKPHSSSPSSSPQVCTFCKKEGHHIKDCPSPKCKASHGKASPKAFSQGPKSGNTANKTTLHCAQPLSDFTAFTYPGKVNDIPVKILRDTGSSQTIISSKLKDLAKPTDQYVTVSDLTCQKVLPIVQISLDCPYFKGSTNVALLDSDLPCKNIDMILGNDLAQTNGTPSLIITQPEVVIEKACKELSPVVELPCQVVTRSTTSTSSDTEHTGKVDQSTLGEKVLADLVDIPSDEFVEYQRSDDSLKEYFDKVKDDIDESKLPYFYLDNNILMRRYRPLKIAGQNSWHDSYQLVVPSNLRAALLDLAHSAESHLGISKTYKRLLDDYYWPGMKADVKHHIESCHPCQVTGKPNQKIPPAPLVPITVPNSPFEKLITLRLMEPSNEYTRPLKTSCASTFVKLDETGMKTWICLCMYLGVHLMNRLEFLPSR; via the coding sequence atgccttttgatcttgagaaatttttaggtgcacccagggagcacctaaatacactacaggaagctaaaaaggaccagcttcgccaaatagctgtaagggctagaatatctgtaggtcatgctgtggtgaaagctgaactattgggaaagatattagatttcctgataaatagtggtaacataactgaagaagaggctcttcccttaaggcctttaacacttgaacgaggtgctgctcgtactgttactgtaactgaagacccagagatagtgaaattgaaactccaacttgaactgcagcagttaacactagaagctgaacaaaaaaggcttgaagctgcaaatgccgcagtagaaactgagcaaagaagacttgaaatagaacgtaaagaaaaagttctgttggaaaaggaactatcagccataagaatagaagaaaggttggcagaaaaacagctacccgatgcttttgaccttagtaaagcacgcaaactcctgcctgtcttcgatgaaaaagatcctgatgtttttttcattacttttgaaaacactgcaacgtctctcaactggcctagagaccaatatgttctcttaatcagaaactccttcaaaggaaaagctgcatatgtggcagcacaacttgtccaagaaagggattatgaaatctttaaaactgccatattagatgcttatagtgttacagcagaagggtatagacaagtcttcagacaaactttgaagaaccaagctcaaacctatctagagtttttcacattgaagttgaagcagtttaataaatggatagataaggaacaaataactactttagaacaattaaagaatttaatagttttagaagaattcctgaggcgtattccagctaatgtggcaatgtttattagagaaaaacaagaaaaagatggcaaaagggctgccctattagctgatgattaccatctcattcataaacttaaaccacattcgtcctcaccttcatcttccccacaggtttgtactttttgtaagaaagaaggtcatcatattaaagactgtcctagtcccaaatgcaaagcatctcatggtaaggcttctcctaaagctttttcacaaggacccaaatcagggaatactgcaaataaaacgactcttcactgtgctcaacctctatcagactttacagcatttacatatcctggtaaagtaaatgatattcctgtgaaaattttgagagatacagggtcatctcaaactatcattagctcaaagttaaaagatttagctaaaccaacagatcagtatgtaactgtgtcagatttgacttgtcaaaaggttttacctattgtacagatttctcttgattgtccttattttaaaggttcaactaatgtcgccttgttggattctgacctgccttgcaagaacatagacatgatacttggtaatgacttggctcaaactaacggtactcctagtcttatcattacgcagcctgaagtagtgatcgaaaaagcttgcaaagagctttctccggtggtagagcttccctgccaagtagtcaccaggtctacaacctcaacttctagcgacactgaacacacaggtaaggtggatcaaagtaccttaggtgaaaaagtccttgctgatcttgttgatattccctcagatgaatttgtagagtatcaaaggtctgatgatagtttgaaagaatactttgataaagtaaaagatgacattgatgaaagtaagttaccatatttttatcttgataataacatccttatgagacgttatagacctttgaagattgcaggacaaaattcctggcatgatagttaccagcttgtagttccttctaatcttcgtgcagccttattggatcttgctcattcagcagagtctcatctaggcatttccaaaacctataagcgtttgctggacgattactactggcctggtatgaaagctgatgtaaagcaccacatagaatcttgccatccctgccaggtaactggtaaaccaaatcagaaaatacctccagcaccattagttcctattacagtacctaattctccttttgaaaag